A genomic stretch from Nodosilinea sp. E11 includes:
- a CDS encoding cupin domain-containing protein, translating into MSIYFPTALKNKIDSEIVSNEFYCGDTKVMISSIPANCKLSAHKHSEAQFGLSLQGVFEMEVDGQRKLLQPLKDAYFVGSNILHSAKNSSSELAIGLDIKRLINENDAGFMKPTDEKELKTGMSFSFFTGSWFEIMIAKIPPGGKMNVHNHKHEQIGIGVIGKYIMTVGEEEQEFEYGKVYFAPSNTPHSAYNPFPEEACSVNIFVPPRYGRKARKAFLA; encoded by the coding sequence ATGTCAATTTATTTTCCTACCGCTTTGAAGAATAAAATCGATTCTGAAATCGTATCCAACGAATTCTATTGTGGCGATACAAAAGTCATGATATCCTCAATCCCGGCAAATTGTAAGCTCAGCGCACACAAGCATTCCGAAGCTCAATTTGGACTTTCGCTTCAAGGAGTATTTGAAATGGAAGTTGATGGTCAGAGGAAGCTATTGCAACCACTAAAAGATGCTTATTTTGTCGGCTCTAATATTTTGCACAGTGCGAAAAACAGCTCCTCTGAGTTAGCGATTGGCTTAGACATTAAACGATTAATTAATGAAAACGATGCTGGTTTCATGAAACCTACTGATGAAAAAGAACTTAAAACGGGAATGTCGTTTAGTTTTTTTACTGGCTCCTGGTTTGAGATCATGATTGCGAAAATTCCACCAGGAGGAAAAATGAATGTTCATAACCATAAACATGAACAAATCGGAATTGGTGTGATCGGTAAATATATTATGACAGTGGGAGAGGAGGAGCAGGAGTTTGAATACGGAAAAGTTTATTTCGCTCCCTCCAATACCCCACATAGTGCTTACAATCCTTTCCCCGAGGAAGCTTGTTCCGTTAACATATTTGTTCCACCTCGTTATGGTAGAAAAGCCAGGAAAGCTTTCCTGGCCTAG
- a CDS encoding SDR family oxidoreductase, which produces MDLAIQRRVALVIGASSGIGEATAKLLLKEGCFVVACSRSLSNLERAYSDSLEALREGKIFLFECDIGEEEQCRRLVKEVIAKFDRIDILINSSAGPSFAWGLEQVPGENWETVFTGKLFGYIRMIQLVIPIMERNNWGRIVSLAGIAAKEPSLPLIQAGAVNAALINLSKSISQYTSSKNVLINTVSPGIIKTARFRSFLNGYASQLKQDNDVVENLLIQKVPTKRLGTVDEVANLIAFLASDCSSYITGTNISIDGGLSTTAF; this is translated from the coding sequence ATGGATTTAGCTATACAAAGACGGGTTGCCTTAGTAATTGGTGCTAGCAGCGGAATAGGTGAAGCCACAGCTAAATTGTTGCTAAAGGAAGGTTGCTTTGTGGTTGCCTGCTCCAGGAGCCTATCCAATTTAGAAAGGGCATATAGTGATTCTTTAGAGGCACTTCGCGAAGGGAAAATTTTTCTTTTCGAATGCGATATAGGTGAGGAAGAACAATGTAGAAGGCTGGTGAAAGAAGTAATCGCTAAGTTTGATAGAATTGACATTCTAATTAATTCCTCCGCTGGCCCTAGTTTTGCTTGGGGTTTAGAGCAGGTTCCAGGCGAAAACTGGGAAACTGTTTTTACCGGTAAACTTTTTGGTTATATAAGAATGATTCAGTTAGTTATTCCAATCATGGAGAGAAATAACTGGGGAAGAATAGTGAGTTTGGCAGGTATTGCTGCTAAGGAACCATCCCTTCCTCTGATTCAAGCTGGTGCCGTTAACGCTGCCCTAATAAATTTATCAAAATCAATATCTCAATACACTTCCTCCAAAAACGTGTTGATAAACACAGTAAGTCCAGGAATCATTAAGACTGCAAGATTTAGGAGCTTTCTAAATGGCTATGCAAGTCAATTAAAGCAGGATAACGATGTAGTTGAGAATTTATTGATACAGAAAGTACCCACAAAAAGATTAGGCACTGTAGATGAAGTTGCCAATTTAATAGCTTTTTTAGCATCTGATTGCTCCAGCTATATAACTGGCACTAATATTTCTATTGATGGCGGTTTATCTACGACCGCGTTCTAA
- a CDS encoding fatty acid desaturase, whose protein sequence is MIEDHSSRFHDAIFPDMYGNKFNIREKIWKMTEHFPLPIHRATQTYFDWLTGKPYDNQASPLQSNPWLELGLGFIEFFAGIIVWLWIDATVKDIPLILISWFLTISGIVQFREIAHHCAHNRFSESKPLNDFVGNLISIIVQITEFEEFQNYHNATHHSPEKLATIDQDPENLIYITEELGFVLGKSKSFYWHHLRQTVFSPRFHVRTLINRFKPNKKASVIQPRVISLLSYSLILMGMSYLTSWAFFAFWFVPIQVSFQVIALLQLLSEHVWGYEAHHNESPKSLLLGKCMSRFLGSVPPTEHFLEAPFSWFNWLLENVGYFMTRKLVLCLNLPVHSYHHAFPKNKNWVNETYDLQKFIDGGCQNWPRCFSEVWGLWTAIDVVFESLSSSSEDEVE, encoded by the coding sequence TTGATCGAAGACCATAGCTCTAGATTTCACGATGCTATTTTTCCTGACATGTACGGAAACAAATTTAATATTCGTGAAAAGATTTGGAAAATGACTGAACATTTTCCATTGCCAATACATAGGGCAACCCAGACTTACTTTGACTGGCTAACGGGGAAGCCCTATGACAATCAAGCTTCACCTCTGCAAAGCAACCCTTGGTTAGAGCTGGGACTTGGATTCATAGAGTTCTTTGCTGGCATAATTGTCTGGCTTTGGATTGATGCTACAGTTAAAGATATTCCTTTAATTTTAATTTCATGGTTTCTTACTATTTCAGGCATTGTACAGTTTCGAGAAATAGCACACCACTGTGCTCACAATCGGTTTAGTGAAAGTAAACCTTTAAATGACTTTGTCGGAAATTTAATATCAATTATAGTCCAAATAACAGAGTTTGAAGAGTTTCAAAACTATCATAACGCAACACATCATAGTCCAGAAAAACTAGCCACGATTGATCAAGATCCCGAAAATTTAATTTACATAACTGAAGAGCTAGGCTTTGTTCTTGGGAAGAGTAAAAGTTTCTATTGGCACCATCTACGACAAACCGTATTTTCTCCCCGATTTCATGTTAGGACTTTAATTAATAGGTTTAAGCCGAATAAAAAAGCGTCGGTAATACAACCCAGAGTCATTTCCCTACTAAGTTATAGTCTAATTCTTATGGGAATGAGTTACTTAACCTCGTGGGCATTTTTTGCATTTTGGTTTGTGCCTATCCAGGTGTCTTTTCAGGTGATTGCACTCCTGCAGCTTCTTTCGGAACACGTTTGGGGTTACGAAGCTCATCACAACGAATCTCCTAAGTCATTGTTGTTAGGAAAATGCATGAGCCGATTCTTAGGCTCTGTACCCCCTACTGAACATTTTCTAGAGGCTCCATTTTCCTGGTTTAACTGGCTTCTTGAAAATGTTGGATATTTTATGACCAGGAAATTGGTTTTGTGCCTTAACTTGCCTGTTCACTCATATCACCATGCTTTTCCTAAAAACAAAAACTGGGTAAACGAAACTTACGACTTGCAAAAATTCATTGATGGGGGATGTCAAAATTGGCCAAGATGCTTTTCAGAAGTTTGGGGGCTTTGGACTGCAATAGATGTTGTTTTTGAAAGTCTTAGCAGCTCTTCTGAGGATGAAGTTGAATAA
- a CDS encoding LysE family translocator, with translation MTIQLFLLDWVSIFIVGLVAVITPGPDFVLTLRNSVACSRQAGIYTAIGIGVGNMVHASYTLVGIGAIVSQSILLFNILKLLGASYLVYLGIRSIILSGKKRISLESRKSGDMSRIQAFRIGFIGNMLNPKATFFFLALFTQFVQPSTPIQAQIIYGSTIAVLAFFWFSLVAMLSSYKRFNRDFLSSHWTEKIAGVTLIGLGLRLFLFEKSAS, from the coding sequence ATGACTATTCAACTCTTTCTCCTTGACTGGGTATCCATATTTATAGTGGGGCTGGTCGCCGTGATCACTCCAGGGCCAGACTTTGTGTTAACACTCCGAAATAGCGTTGCTTGCTCTCGTCAGGCTGGGATTTACACGGCTATTGGTATTGGAGTGGGGAATATGGTTCACGCTTCTTATACTTTAGTAGGTATTGGAGCAATCGTTTCTCAATCTATTCTGTTATTTAATATCCTCAAATTATTGGGTGCTTCATATCTAGTATATTTAGGAATTAGATCAATAATTCTCAGCGGCAAAAAAAGGATCTCACTTGAATCTAGGAAATCAGGAGATATGAGCCGAATTCAAGCATTTAGAATTGGATTTATAGGAAATATGCTCAATCCAAAAGCAACTTTTTTCTTTCTTGCACTATTTACTCAGTTCGTACAACCGTCAACACCAATACAAGCTCAAATTATCTATGGATCCACGATAGCTGTTTTAGCATTCTTCTGGTTTTCGTTGGTTGCAATGCTTTCCTCCTATAAACGGTTTAATCGAGATTTTCTCTCATCACATTGGACAGAAAAAATAGCAGGAGTAACTCTAATCGGCTTAGGTTTACGTTTATTTCTTTTTGAAAAAAGCGCATCTTAG